One Xiphophorus hellerii strain 12219 chromosome 1, Xiphophorus_hellerii-4.1, whole genome shotgun sequence DNA segment encodes these proteins:
- the cox4i2 gene encoding cytochrome c oxidase subunit 4 isoform 2, mitochondrial, translated as MLRLTSSRLGSLLAGRPTAALTSSSKGRPASQQSHEVSDSVDMSRPTYYDRVDMPLPDKPYKDVLSDAEEKLKQKEKGPWSQLTNEEKVALYRLKFSQSYAEMKAPTGEWKTVLGGMLFFLGFTGLVVWWQRIYVYPPRPRTLEDDWKARQLQRMLDMRINPVEGLSSKWDYDKGQWK; from the exons ATGCTGCGCTTGACCTCGTCTCGCCTGGGAAGTCTTCTGGCCGGGCGTCCCACAGCAGCCCTGACCTCCAGCAGCAAGGGGAGGCCGGCGAGCCAGCAGAGCCATG AGGTGTCAGATTCAGTGGACATGTCTCGGCCGACGTACTACGACCGCGTGGACATGCCTCTGCCTGACAAGCCCTATAAGGACGTGCTGAGCGACGCTGAAGAGAAGCTGAAGCAGAAGGAGAAAGGACCCTGGAGTCAGCTGACCAATGAGGAGAAGGTCGCCT TGTACCGTCTCAAGTTCTCCCAGAGCTACGCCGAGATGAAGGCTCCCACAGGAGAGTGGAAGACTGTGTTGGGTGGAATGCTCTTCTTCCTGGGCTTCACGGGCCTGGTGGTCTGGTGGCAGAGGATTTACG TCTACCCCCCCAGGCCCAGGACGCTGGAGGATGACTGGAAGGCCAGGCAGCTCCAGAGAATGCTGGACATGAGGATCAACCCCGTGGAGGGATTATCCTCCAAGTGGGACTACGACAAGGGCCAGTGGAAGTGA